DNA from Kitasatospora acidiphila:
GGGAGGCGCTGACCCGCAAGTCCGCGATGCAGGGGCAGATCAACGACCTCCAGGTGCAGTACCAGCAGCTGCAGGGCGAGGAGGAGAAGCTCACCCTCGCTTCCCAGCGGCTGCAGGCCAAGGTGGACGCCTTCCGCACCAAGAAGGAGACCATCAAGGCCACCTACACCGCTGCCCAGGCGCAGACCCGGATCGCCGAGTCGTTCTCCGGCATCTCCGAGGAGATGGGCGACGTCGGCCTGGCGATCCAGCGGGCCGAGGACAAGACGGCGCAGATGCAGGCCCGGGCCGGCGCGATCGACGAGCTGCTCGCCTCCGGCGCGCTCGACGACCCGAGCGGTCTGCGCAAGGACGACATCGAGGCCGAGCTGGAGCGGGTGGCCGGCGGTAGCGACGTGGAGCTGGAGCTGGCCCGGATGAAGGCCGAGCTGAGCGGCGGCTCCACCGGCCCGGCGGCGCTGGAGCAGGGCAACGGCGGCGGCGCGCAGCAGCACCAGAACGGGCACGGCCAGCAGGACACCCCGCCGCCCACCATCAACTACCAGAAGTAAGTCCACCGGCTCGAACAGCAGGGAGAAACACCGGCATGATCATGCGGATCATGGCTGAGGGCCAGTTCGAGGTGGCGGACGAACACCTGAACCGGCTCAACCAGCTCGACGACGAGCTGCTCAAGGCGCTGGACTCGGGCGACGAGGGCAAGTTCCGGACCGCTCTGGACAACCTGCTCGGTGCGGTGCGCGAGGCAGCCGTCCCGGTGGCGGCGGACTACCTGGGCCCGTCCGACTCGATCCTGCCGCGCGACGGCGCCACGATCGAGGAGGTCCGGGAGTTGCTGCGGACCGAGGGCGACGGCCTGATTCCGGGCATCCCGGAGTAACCGCCGACCGACGTCGAAGGGGCGGCACCCGCACTGCGGGTGCCGCCCCTTCGACGTGAGGCGACGTGAAGAATCGTTACGGCAGGGCCAGCATCCGGTCCAGGGCGGCCTTGGCGAACTTCTCGGTCTCCGGGTCCACCGTGATCACGTTCGGTACCCGGCCCTCGACCAGCGACTCCAGCGCCCACACCAGGTGCGGCAGGTCGATCCGGTTCATCGTGGAGCAGAAGCAGACCGAGCGGTCCAGGAAGACGACCTCCTTGTCCGGGTGCGCCTTGGCGAGCCGGCGGACCAGGTTGAGCTCGGTGCCGATGGCCCACTTGGAGCCGGGCTCGGCGGCGTCCAGCGCCTTGATGATGTACTCGGTGGAGCCCACCAGGTCGGCGGCGGCGACCACCTCGTGGCGGCACTCGGGGTGCACCATCACGGTGACGCCCGGGATCCGCTCCCGGACCTCGGCCACCGAGTCCAGGGTGAAGCGGCCGTGCACCGAGCAGTGCCCGCGCCACAGGATCATCTTGGCGTTCCGCAGCTCCTCGGCGGTCAGGCCGCCGTTCGGCTTGTGCGGGTTGTAGAGCACGCAGTCGTCCAGCGAGAAGCCCATGTCCCGCACCGCGGTGTTGCGGCCCAGGTGCTGGTCCGGCAGGAACAGCACCTTCTCTCCCTGCTCGAAGGCCCACTCCAGGGCCCGCTTGGCGTTGGAGGAGGTGCAGATGGTGCCGCCGTGCTTGCCGGTGAACGCCTTGATGTCGGCGGAGGAGTTCATGTAGGAGACCGGCACGGTCACGTCGGCGATGCCGGCGTCCCGCAGCACGTCCCAGCACTCGGCGACCTGCTCGGCGGTGGCCATGTCGGCCATCGAGCAGCCGGCCGCCAGGTCCGGCAGCACGACCCGCTGCGCGTCGCCGGTCAGGATGTCCGCCGACTCGGCCATGAAGTGCACACCGCAGAAGACGATGTACTCGGCCTCCGGACGGGCCGCCGCGTCGCGGGCCAGCTTGAAGGAGTCACCGGTGACGTCGGCGAACTCGATGACCTCGTCGCGCTGGTAGTGGTGGCCCAGGATGAAGACGCGGTCACCGAGCTTGGCCTTGGCGGCGCGGGCACGCTCGATCAGCTCCGGGTCGGAGGCGGGCGGCAGATCGCCGGGGCACTCGACGCCGCGCTCGCTGTTCGGGTCGGCCTGGCGGCCGAGCAGCAGCAGGGCCAGCGGCGTGGCCGTCGGCTCGGTGAAGGTGCTGTCAACGATGGTGGTCACGGGCGGCTGCCCTCCTGTGCGGCCGGACACTACCAGCCTTCTCGTCTATCTGACGCTATCTATCATAACCCTGTTAGCGTCACTCTGACGATGGACATCGTGTCGATGTGACGCGATCGTCTCGACGGATCGGCGTGACGTCAGGTCGACTCGACTCAGTGCGCGCGCGCCCCGGCGATCATGGCCGGGAGCGTGTTTGCTGGGCTCTATGAAGGCAATCGCGATCCAACGGTACGGCGGCCCCGAGGTCGTCGAGTTCCTGGAGCTGCCCGACCCCAAGCTGGATCCCGACGCGGTGCTGGTCCGGGTCAAGGCGGCCGGCCTCAACCCGGCCGACCGGCACATCCGGGAGGGCACCGCGGACGCCGTGCTGGAGGTGCGGTTCCCGCTGGTCCTGGGCTGGGACGTGGCCGGCGTGGTGGAGCGGGTGGGCCCTGCGGTGACCGAGTACCAGGTGGGCGACAAGGTGATCGGCTACGTCCACAAGGACTGGGTGCAGAACGGCACCTTCGCCGAGCTGGTCGCCTGCCCGGTGCGCACCCTGGCCCGCAAGCCCGCCTCGCTCGACTGGGCGCAGGCCGGCGGGCTGCCACTGGCCGGGCTGACCGCCTACCAGGGGCTGCACCGGGCGCTGGCCGTCAAGCCGGGCGAGACGGTGCTGATCCACGCGGCGGCCGGCGGGGTGGGCAGCATGGCCACCCAGATCGCCGTCGCCCTCGGCGCCCGGGTGATCGGCACCGCGAGCGAGCACAACCACGGCTATCTGCGTTCGCTGGGCGCCGAGCCGGTCGCTTACGGGGAGGGGCTGGCCGACCGGGTCCGGGAGCTCGCCCCGCAGGGTGTGGACGCCGCCTTCGACCTGGTCGGCGGCTCGGCGCTGGAGGTGTCCCGGGAGCTGGTCGCCGACCCGGAGCGGATCGCCTCGGTCGTCGACACCGCCGTGGTCGACCACGGCGGCCGCTACGTCTGGGCGCGCCCCGACCCGGCCGGCCTCGCCGCCCTCGGGGACCTCGCCGACAGCGGCCGGCTCACCGTCAACGTGGCCGCCACCTTCCCGCTGGCCCAGGCCGCCTCCGCCCAGGAACTGCTGGCCGAGCGCCGCACCCGCGGCAAGATCGTGCTGAC
Protein-coding regions in this window:
- a CDS encoding PspA/IM30 family protein — its product is MKRMGLIFRSKANKALDRAEDPRETLDYSYQKQLELLQKVRRGVADVATSRKRLELQLTQLQQQSAKYEEQGRKALSLGREDLAREALTRKSAMQGQINDLQVQYQQLQGEEEKLTLASQRLQAKVDAFRTKKETIKATYTAAQAQTRIAESFSGISEEMGDVGLAIQRAEDKTAQMQARAGAIDELLASGALDDPSGLRKDDIEAELERVAGGSDVELELARMKAELSGGSTGPAALEQGNGGGAQQHQNGHGQQDTPPPTINYQK
- the pspAA gene encoding PspA-associated protein PspAA → MIMRIMAEGQFEVADEHLNRLNQLDDELLKALDSGDEGKFRTALDNLLGAVREAAVPVAADYLGPSDSILPRDGATIEEVRELLRTEGDGLIPGIPE
- the nadA gene encoding quinolinate synthase NadA; the protein is MVDSTFTEPTATPLALLLLGRQADPNSERGVECPGDLPPASDPELIERARAAKAKLGDRVFILGHHYQRDEVIEFADVTGDSFKLARDAAARPEAEYIVFCGVHFMAESADILTGDAQRVVLPDLAAGCSMADMATAEQVAECWDVLRDAGIADVTVPVSYMNSSADIKAFTGKHGGTICTSSNAKRALEWAFEQGEKVLFLPDQHLGRNTAVRDMGFSLDDCVLYNPHKPNGGLTAEELRNAKMILWRGHCSVHGRFTLDSVAEVRERIPGVTVMVHPECRHEVVAAADLVGSTEYIIKALDAAEPGSKWAIGTELNLVRRLAKAHPDKEVVFLDRSVCFCSTMNRIDLPHLVWALESLVEGRVPNVITVDPETEKFAKAALDRMLALP
- a CDS encoding NADP-dependent oxidoreductase, translating into MKAIAIQRYGGPEVVEFLELPDPKLDPDAVLVRVKAAGLNPADRHIREGTADAVLEVRFPLVLGWDVAGVVERVGPAVTEYQVGDKVIGYVHKDWVQNGTFAELVACPVRTLARKPASLDWAQAGGLPLAGLTAYQGLHRALAVKPGETVLIHAAAGGVGSMATQIAVALGARVIGTASEHNHGYLRSLGAEPVAYGEGLADRVRELAPQGVDAAFDLVGGSALEVSRELVADPERIASVVDTAVVDHGGRYVWARPDPAGLAALGDLADSGRLTVNVAATFPLAQAASAQELLAERRTRGKIVLTVD